The Sander lucioperca isolate FBNREF2018 chromosome 4, SLUC_FBN_1.2, whole genome shotgun sequence DNA segment AGTGTGTCCTGGTCGGGGACAGTGCGGTGGGCAAGACGGCGCTGCTGGTCCGCTTCACCTCAGAGACTTTCCCGGACACGTACAAGCCCACAGTGTTTGAGAACACAGGGGTGGAGGTGTATATGGACGGTGTTCAGATCAGCTTGGGGCTGTGGGACACAGCGGGCAATGACAACTTTAGACAAATCCGACCGAGATCCTACCAGCAGGCCGACGTCGTCCTCGTCTGCTACTCTGTGGCCAACCCTAACTCGCTGGCCAGCGTTCAGCATAAGTGGATGGCTGAGATTCGAGAGAACTTGCCCAAGGTGCCAGTGCTGGTTGTGGCCACCCAGACGGATCTGCGGGAGATGGGGGTGCATCGGGCCAGCTGCATCTCAGCGGTGGAGGGGAGACGTGTGGCTCATGAAGTCCACGCTAAAGGCTACCTGGAGTGCTCCTCCTTAAGCAACCGTGGCGTGCAACAGGTGTTTGAACATGCAGTGCGGACGGCCGTAAACCAGGCCAGGAAACAGGCCAGGAAACGGATGTTCAGCATTAACCAGTGCAAGGTcttttgacctttgaccttagaCTTGGTGGGCACCTGAGCCTTCATGAGAAGACTTTTTCAAGTGTGCTGTTCAAACTCAGAAAGGGCCTGTAGAGGTACTAGAACCCAAAGCTGTATTTCTCCGTATATACGTAGGGTTCTTTTTTGCTAACCGTGTGTCCTGCCCGCCCCAAAAGACTCCACTAAactcaaactaaaaaaaaaagaatactttGATTTAGTCATGCAAATGTAAACTGGTGAAAGTTCTACTTTTGTGTGATCCAGTGAGAGATGTGAAGAAAAGAGTTAATCTTTAATTCTTCTGATCTGCTTGTGAATTAAACCACAGCTCATCACATGGAGGTGTTTTTAGATGGGGCATTGGAGAATTTCAGAAATACTTCATAAAGAACTTTTGCTGTGAAAGGCTTACTTTAATTAAAGCATTTGAAGCTTTAATATTGACAGAGCTGACTTAAACTCTTCAGAATAAGGACATGTGGGTGTTAGCTCAGAGAGCCCAACGGGTCCATTTGTGCTGCATCGGGCTCTAAATATACTCTATTATTTCTTCAGAGAGGATTACATTTCCTTAGACTTGAACAGGAAATAAACTGTCAATAGGTCGAAGCAGGCTATATGTTTCTCTCGGTTATACATGCATTTTATATGCTATATAGCTTTCAAATCTATTTATAAGATAcctgtgtttttattgtttgaaatgtatACACAGACATCGGTTGCATTGAAATGAAATTTGACTTATACATGACAGTCAACACACATcaattattgaaaaaaacataaaacatatacataaaaagtttgttttgatataaacaaaatataattGAGAAGTTtgtttaataatttaatattgGTAGAGGATTGAAACTTTTTTAAAATTCAACAATAAAGTAAAGGGACATGATACATAAACATTGTCTGAAATGTTCACACTTTTTATTGAAACTATATGCCACATATTAGCAGATtttgtggatttttttaaaattgtatttttattttatttaactctATACCTCCTTTTAGAAAACTATAAGAAACATTTGAAGACATGACCTGCTACTATGTATCTTGCAAACTGTCCCTGTTGTCCATAAATTAAAACTAAGGATTCATCACATTGACAGAGTATTGTTGAAtttattgagaaaaaaaaaacactgggaaATAATCTACAAGTGTTTGAAATATTGGGTTAGGGTTACCCTAACCCCAACCCAGTCATTTTCCCTAATGATGGCTGTGTTATCTCCCATTGGTTTCCCTTTCTATCTTTTTGAGGGAGTTTGCATTGGATTTGAATATAAGTGTGCATTTATTATGAAAGTTCCCTTTTCTGCCTTTCTTGACTTACACTTTGTCTGAACCCAAATAAACTCCATAAGAATCATATAAAAGGTATGATGTATACACTTTGTaggtattttgttttgtatctTGTATTATTTTGGCCACTTCCAGACAGATTTCATAGAGTATTAAATGTGTGATGTACCTACTTATATTACATCTTTTGTATCCCATATATGTCATATCAAAACACATACACTGTGGAGTATTTCACTACCGTTTGCCAAACCTATTGTATGAAATCTGTATTAGAATTCACATTATATTAGA contains these protein-coding regions:
- the rhoh gene encoding rho-related GTP-binding protein RhoH gives rise to the protein MDGLEEMSVKCVLVGDSAVGKTALLVRFTSETFPDTYKPTVFENTGVEVYMDGVQISLGLWDTAGNDNFRQIRPRSYQQADVVLVCYSVANPNSLASVQHKWMAEIRENLPKVPVLVVATQTDLREMGVHRASCISAVEGRRVAHEVHAKGYLECSSLSNRGVQQVFEHAVRTAVNQARKQARKRMFSINQCKVF